A genomic region of Erythrobacter sp. SCSIO 43205 contains the following coding sequences:
- a CDS encoding TlyA family RNA methyltransferase codes for MTKPAKSPKMRVDHLLVERGLAESRTRAQALVMAGVVFVGEQKVAKPGQQVASDADIDVRGRDHPWVSRGGIKLAHAIEHFGIDVAGAVAMDIGSSTGGFTDVLLQGGASHVFAVDSGTNQLAWKLRQEPRVTVHEQTSARILTRDHIDKDCNLVVCDASFIGLAKVLERPLELAAQECRLVALIKPQFEVEKHEVGKGGVVRDEALHERVCGEVRDWLEGLGWTIEGIVKSPITGPQGNVEFLISAVRE; via the coding sequence ATGACTAAACCTGCAAAATCACCCAAAATGCGCGTCGATCACCTGCTGGTAGAGCGCGGCCTTGCTGAAAGCCGGACGCGCGCTCAAGCCTTGGTGATGGCAGGCGTGGTGTTCGTGGGTGAACAGAAAGTCGCCAAGCCCGGACAGCAAGTGGCGAGCGATGCCGATATCGACGTGCGAGGCCGCGATCATCCGTGGGTGAGCCGGGGCGGGATTAAGCTTGCCCACGCGATTGAGCATTTCGGGATTGATGTCGCAGGCGCGGTGGCGATGGACATCGGCAGTTCCACCGGCGGCTTTACCGACGTACTCTTGCAAGGCGGTGCGTCCCATGTGTTCGCGGTGGATTCGGGCACCAATCAGCTTGCATGGAAGCTGCGTCAGGAGCCCCGCGTCACTGTTCACGAGCAAACCAGCGCGCGTATCCTGACCCGCGATCATATCGACAAGGATTGCAATCTGGTGGTGTGCGATGCGAGCTTTATCGGGCTTGCCAAAGTGCTTGAACGCCCGCTTGAATTGGCAGCGCAAGAGTGCCGATTGGTCGCTCTGATCAAGCCTCAGTTCGAGGTCGAAAAACACGAAGTCGGCAAAGGCGGCGTGGTGCGCGACGAGGCTCTGCACGAGCGCGTGTGTGGCGAAGTTCGTGATTGGTTAGAAGGGCTTGGCTGGACAATCGAAGGGATCGTCAAAAGTCCGATCACCGGACCTCAGGGCAATGTGGAGTTTCTGATTTCTGCGGTTCGGGAATAG
- a CDS encoding accessory factor UbiK family protein, whose translation MQSQNPLIADLVKLANGAAGTVAGMSREARENARERLRERLGGMDFVSREEFDTVKAMAQKAREQADALEAKVAELEAKLGDK comes from the coding sequence ATGCAAAGCCAAAACCCACTGATCGCTGACCTTGTTAAACTCGCCAATGGTGCCGCTGGAACGGTTGCCGGTATGTCGCGTGAAGCGCGCGAAAACGCGCGAGAGCGCCTGCGTGAGCGACTTGGCGGAATGGATTTTGTCAGCCGTGAGGAATTCGACACGGTCAAAGCCATGGCTCAAAAGGCGCGCGAACAGGCTGACGCTTTGGAAGCGAAAGTGGCGGAACTCGAAGCGAAGCTTGGCGACAAGTAA
- a CDS encoding TspO/MBR family protein codes for MNFLASKAQLRASFARWSLFLVPLIVLLGFLGGQMGSPSTVWFQSLSKPSIYPPPAAFGIVWTILYVMIGFSVALVASAWGAFGRGIAIIAFALHFIGNLAWTYAFFGLQNMQLGLGVLVYTALSLVVVIWLFWRVRRIAGLLLLPYLAWVLFASVLNWQFIVENPDGGAGAKEAGAVERIEL; via the coding sequence GTGAACTTTCTGGCATCCAAGGCGCAACTTCGGGCGAGCTTTGCCCGCTGGTCGCTTTTTCTGGTTCCGCTCATTGTTCTGCTTGGCTTTCTGGGCGGGCAGATGGGAAGCCCTTCAACGGTCTGGTTTCAATCGCTCAGCAAGCCCTCGATCTATCCCCCACCGGCCGCATTCGGCATCGTGTGGACCATTCTTTACGTGATGATCGGCTTTTCCGTCGCTCTCGTGGCGAGCGCGTGGGGCGCGTTTGGACGAGGCATCGCAATTATCGCCTTTGCGCTTCATTTTATTGGAAATCTCGCGTGGACCTACGCCTTTTTCGGCTTGCAGAATATGCAGCTGGGTCTTGGCGTTCTGGTTTATACCGCGCTTTCGCTCGTGGTCGTCATCTGGCTGTTCTGGCGGGTCAGGCGTATCGCGGGGCTCCTCTTGCTGCCCTATCTGGCCTGGGTGCTTTTTGCGAGCGTCCTCAACTGGCAATTTATCGTCGAAAACCCTGATGGCGGGGCAGGGGCGAAAGAGGCAGGAGCGGTCGAGCGCATCGAGCTTTAG